Genomic DNA from Bacteroidetes Order II. bacterium:
CTGTGGATTTCCTTTAAGAAACCCGCTTATCGTTGAAAAAAGCCGTTTATTAACTCCAATTTTTCAGTCCCGTTACCTTGCTTATGTCTTTCCTCCTTGCAAACGATCCCGAAACACCGTCCATCCTTTTGAAGGAATTGGGACAAAATCCTCCGCAAGACCTTGTCCTTGCCCTTTTGTCTAATCCCAATACGCCTACGGAAATACTGTGGCGCTTAGGACATCGTGCGCCCGAAGCCTTGCTCGAAAACCCAGTTCTGCCATTGCTCTTGATGGAAAATCCGCGCATATTTGCGGAGATGCAACCGGAAACCGCGCTAAAATTAGTGACGCACCCAAAGGCGTGGGACGAATTATTGTTACTCGCAACGCAAGGAAGACCCTTTATCCGACTCGCACTCACCCAACTCCCAAGCCCACCCAAGATGGTGCTGGACAAATTGATGCGTGACCGGAACCCACACATAAGACTGGCTGCTTCTTTGCATATCCTTCAACTGACGGAGCCAGAAACCGATTGGATGGACCGTGCGGATGCCCATGTGGTGGCTTTTTTGAAAGGACTTACACCAAGTACGTGGGAGGGCGAATTGTTTCGGCTTTGTTTGCGTCATTCACCACTACCCGATTTTGTTTTTGCCATCATGGCAGAGCATGGACAAGAATACGTTCGGGCAACCATTGCCGAAAATCCGTTTCTGCCGTCGAAGTGGAAAGAAAAACTCCGTTCAGATCGGTCGGAAACCGTGCGCTTGATTGCCCGAAAAGATTCACGGGTGAAGCACCAGCATACACCAACCGTATTTGGGGAACGGCAGACTGGAGTACCTCCAGAAGCGTTAGGGTTAGTTCATTCAGAAAGCCCCGAAGAATTGTTAAAACTTACCCAAAGCCCCGATGTGGCAATTCGGGAAGCGGTGGCCCTACATCCCCATACACCCGTCGAGGCGTTGGTTCAACTGGCCCGAAGCCAGGAAATGCGGATTCAGCGTGCGGTGGCCCGTAATCCCCATACACCACCCGAAGTGTTGGAAGAAATATTATCCGACCTGCGCCACATAGAACGCGATCTCGCCGATCACAATCCGGTGATGCGCCAGATTGTGATGAACATGCTGGGACGTTCTAAAGAGCCATATTTTTCTGTATTCTATTTGGTACAATGCCCCATCTTGGCGCCCGAACGTTTCGCGCACAAACGCAACGCCCTTTCATGGATCGAACGCTATGTATTGGCGCGGCATCCCGAAATTCCTCCCGATTGGCTCGCTGCTTTGCTCGATGACCCCAATTGCTATGTTCGTACATTGGCGTATATGCGGGTAAACAACCCTACCTTTGCTATTCCGGCGCTTATGTTAAAAAATTAACACCATCTCTTGACAAGCTGGCCATCTATATTGTACTTTAGATGTGTTAAAAAATTAACACATCTAAAGTTATGACCAATGAAGCCCTAAGCCGTCGTGAACGGCAAATCATGGATATTCTTTTTCGGATGAAAGAAGCCTCTGCCGAGGAAATCCGCGAAGCCATGGAAGACGCCCCCAGCAATGCCTCGGTACGCACGTTATTGCGCATTTTAGCCGAGAAACAACACATCCAGTACCGAACAGTAGGGAATAAGTACCTCTATTCACCTGCTACGCCCACCAATGAAGCGGGAAAATCGGCCTTGAAGCGGGTTTTAAATACGTTTTTTGGTGGTTCTGCCACCCAAGCCGTAGCCACGATGCTCTCGCGTAAAGAAATATCGGAACAAGAATTAGACGAACTGCAAACGATGATCAACAAAGCCCGTGAAGAAGGGCGTTAATTTCCATCTTTTTTTAGTCATTGTCATGGAAATAATCACTCCATTTCTGCCTTTTGTGGCTGATATACTCCTGAAAGGTGCTTTCCTACTGGCTGGCGGTTTTGTCTTAACGGGTCTGTTGCGCAAGGCTTCGGCAAAATGGCGACACCTTGTTTGGTCGGTGGTCTTATTGGGCTTGGCTGTTGTTACATTTTATGTTGCGATAAAACCAATACCCTCCCCAAAAATCAAGTACACCTTTATGCTGGAAGCACCGTTGCCGGAGCAAGCGCCTCACCTCTTTGACACCCAAAACCGTTACGGCATCTCTGCACCTTCGTTAAAAGAGTTACAGGAAGAACGGCTGTTAAACGACAAAGGAGGTGAAAACGATGATGAAAAGACGATGACCGTTAATGCTTTTATACCCAGCCCAGTCTTGGGAAAGATGGAGTATGGACTCCTCTTTATCTGGTTTACGGGCGCAGTTGGGTTATTGTTTGGAATGCTTCGTCAAGCGGTTTTGCTTAGGCGACTGAAGCGAGAAGCGCATTTAGTCACGTCACCGGAACTATTAGAATTAGCGCATTTACTAAAGGTTCAGCTTAAAATTCGTCGTTCGGTTATGTTTTTACATCACCCCATTGTGCTTTCGCCCATGACATGGGGAGCCTTTCGTCCGGTGGTAATGATCCCCACCGCTTGGTTGGACGAAGGCGACGACTCGCACGAGATGATGCTCCTTCACGAGCTTTCGCATGTGCGTCGGTGGGACTATCCGATCCACCAATTGGCACAAGTACTTTCTGCACTGCATTGGCCAACCCCCTTGATCTGGCTGGCGCGTAGGCAGATGTTGACGGAGCGTGAACGGGCCTGTGATGATGTGGTTTTGCAAAACGGTGTCCGTCCGTCGGACTATGCCGGAAAATTGGTGGCTTTGGCGCGTAATATGTTGGGTGGTAAGGTAGCACATGCTGGATTGGGTATGGCGCATGTTTCAGAGCTTAAAACCCGTGTAAATGCCATTTTGCACGAGTCCGAAGAGCGATTGGTGCGGTTGCAATGGGGCGGGGTCTTGGCGATGATGGGTTTGCTTACCTTGGTTTATGCCG
This window encodes:
- a CDS encoding BlaI/MecI/CopY family transcriptional regulator encodes the protein MTNEALSRRERQIMDILFRMKEASAEEIREAMEDAPSNASVRTLLRILAEKQHIQYRTVGNKYLYSPATPTNEAGKSALKRVLNTFFGGSATQAVATMLSRKEISEQELDELQTMINKAREEGR
- a CDS encoding M56 family metallopeptidase, whose amino-acid sequence is MEIITPFLPFVADILLKGAFLLAGGFVLTGLLRKASAKWRHLVWSVVLLGLAVVTFYVAIKPIPSPKIKYTFMLEAPLPEQAPHLFDTQNRYGISAPSLKELQEERLLNDKGGENDDEKTMTVNAFIPSPVLGKMEYGLLFIWFTGAVGLLFGMLRQAVLLRRLKREAHLVTSPELLELAHLLKVQLKIRRSVMFLHHPIVLSPMTWGAFRPVVMIPTAWLDEGDDSHEMMLLHELSHVRRWDYPIHQLAQVLSALHWPTPLIWLARRQMLTERERACDDVVLQNGVRPSDYAGKLVALARNMLGGKVAHAGLGMAHVSELKTRVNAILHESEERLVRLQWGGVLAMMGLLTLVYAEFPLRLNGVTYYQMTLLEWSGGYRALHGGLVSNGDEIDANAPFEERIVGPEVAVEMPQREVKTPFQGETELSLRLEKLETEKDTYLENYELLKTKIRAFVNPAIYPNKARLRLNHLRAQLYGLEPENQELENLFSALKKTLETGKPLAGNNKIGFEAKINSLFSMVHKQDSRLSVIEAVYDPLIKHEYHYKIFATKEAMEATTTQLSQNRPHKNTRYRLITRDQRWENNLYVGPYTAHDPVIIKTLHTP